AGCCACGAAATGTCCATCGGCCTTGTGGGACTTGGCGTACTGTTCATCGGCTACATGACATGGAACGCATTTAAGCCCCGCAAGAAATAATACCGGCAGACTTTTAACGTACAAAAGCCTCCCCTACGGGAGGCTTTTTGCATCCTCAATCCAGGGTTCGGTTACAGAGCCCTCAAGGCACCTGTCTCAGAATCCATGATATAACCGCGGACCACAATATCCTTGGGGACCAACGGGTGGTTCTTCACCAAGTCAACGGTTTCAAGAACTGCGGCATCCGTATCTTCAAATCCATGAAGCCAAGAATCCAGGTCGATTCCGCAGTGGCGCATCAAGCTAATATGCTCATCGTCTACGCCGCGTTCCTTCATCAAGTGAAGCATTTCCTGGGCATCCATGCCCTGCACGCCGCAACCGGTATGACCGATGATCATGATTTCGTTCACCCCAAGTTCGTAGATGGCAACAAGAAGGCTGCGGACCGTACTATCAAAGGGATTGGTAATGGTTCCACCGGCGTTCTTGATCATCTTCACGTCGCCATTCTTGATACCAAGGGCTGCCGGAAGAAGTTCCACCAGGCGGGTATCCATACAGGT
This Fibrobacter sp. DNA region includes the following protein-coding sequences:
- a CDS encoding carbonic anhydrase, with the protein product MINEMLAFNKEFVASKGYEKFATSKYPDKKIAIVTCMDTRLVELLPAALGIKNGDVKMIKNAGGTITNPFDSTVRSLLVAIYELGVNEIMIIGHTGCGVQGMDAQEMLHLMKERGVDDEHISLMRHCGIDLDSWLHGFEDTDAAVLETVDLVKNHPLVPKDIVVRGYIMDSETGALRAL